The following proteins are encoded in a genomic region of Diabrotica virgifera virgifera chromosome 1, PGI_DIABVI_V3a:
- the LOC114349400 gene encoding A-kinase anchor protein 200: protein MFKINILIFLIVVSSSCINCQLDIFQDLPLEADSQEFDELEQQINNDIWDEVENQHQELDSPEKLLQKICALYDFEIKTERVECQDVKIVSKSLNVNNHVIHKRQAEDELEGSGDDSPIQTEEEKPEESDTNPEEAKTEEPLETTAAEASQKEKVVEENIAPVLPESDKATKTEEPLETTAAEASQKEKVVDENIVPVLPESDKAAKTEEPLETTAAEASTAEEQRIKPFKPFKKQALEIPLEEPIKDDSIQSSTAAPSVEITSKQEHHEEEKSIEEVTKISPEIKNEEATTAQAHSEAPLKQPELDIPEMVAPKEVPVNVLVKNQDESTNAPKLEIPVKEAESPVKEDEASSKQHIETSETKKDDIQLPDEEIILHQSGNAILNDNKDGMSNAEKTVRKMEANESIKSQVSDIEEPKAGATSEGAIGGKDTKLLIIIGGLVAAVGVAAFAYNIMKKRKATAAESRVPTQMNGNGDRNDPEEGREMKPLMKSPQPNSSVEYKDEK from the exons CTGCATTAATTGCCAGCTGGATATTTTTCAAGATCTACCACTAGAAGCT GACTCACAGGAATTTGATGAGTTGGAACAACAAATAAAC AATGACATTTGGGATGAGGTTGAAAACCAACACCAAGAACTCGATTCCCCGGAGAAACTCCTACAAAAGATTTGTGCACTatacgatttcgaaataaaaaCTGAAAGAGTCGAATGTCAAGATGTTAAAATCGTTTCAAAAAGTCTTAACGTAAATAATCACGTAATCCACAAAAGACAAGCTGAGGATGAATTAGAAGGCTCAGGAGACG ATTCTCCTATTCAAACTGAAGAGGAAAAACCTGAAGAATCAGACACAAATCCTGAAGAGGCTAAAACTGAAGAACCACTAGAAACAACAGCTGCTGAAGCAAGCCAAAAGGAAAAAGTTGTAGAGGAAAATATTGCTCCTGTTCTGCCAGAATCTGATAAAGCGACTAAAACTGAAGAACCACTAGAAACAACAGCTGCTGAAGCAAGCCAAAAGGAAAAAGTTGTAGATGAAAATATTGTTCCTGTTCTGCCAGAATCTGATAAAGCGGCTAAAACTGAAGAACCACTAGAAACAACAGCTGCTGAAGCGAGTACAGCTGAAGAACAAAGAATTAAACCTTttaagcctttcaaaaaacaagCACTCGAAATTCCACTAGAGGAACCAATTAAAGATGATTCTATTCAAAGCTCCACAGCAGCGCCCTCCGTTGAAATTACTTCGAAGCAAGAGCACCATGAAGAAGAAAAATCCATAGAAGAGGTCACAAAAATATCACCTGAAATCAAAAATGAAGAAGCAACAACTGCTCAAGCTCATTCCGAAGCACCTTTGAAACAACCGGAGTTGGATATCCCAGAAATGGTAGCTCCCAAAGAGGTTCCAGTTAATGTATTAGTTAAAAATCAAGATGAATCTACTAATGCACCTAAATTAGAAATACCAGTAAAGGAAGCGGAATCACCAGTAAAAGAAGACGAAGCATCATCTAAACAGCACATCGAAACAAGTGAAACTAAGAAAGATGATATTCAATTACCAGACGAAGAAATTATTCTGCATCAAAGCGGAAATGCTATTTTGAATGACAATAAAGACGGTATGTCTAACGCTGAGAAGACAGTTAGAAAAATGGAAGCAAACGAAAGCATTa AGTCTCAAGTGTCAGATATCGAAGAACCCAAAGCTGGAGCTACGAGCGAAGGTGCCATTGGTGGAAAAGATACCAAATTATTGATAATCATCGGTGGTCTAGTTGCAGCAGTGGGAGTCGCAGCTTTTGCTTATAACATTATGAAAAAGAGGAAAGCTACTGCTGCAGAGTCCAGAGTTCCTACCCAAATGAACGGAAATGGGGACAGGAATGATCCCGAAGAAGGACGAGAGATGAAACCTTTGATGAAGTCTCCTCAGCCAAACAGCAGTGTCGAATATAAAGATGAAAAATAG